One window of Doryrhamphus excisus isolate RoL2022-K1 chromosome 13, RoL_Dexc_1.0, whole genome shotgun sequence genomic DNA carries:
- the gskip gene encoding GSK3-beta interaction protein has translation MEVDYQPEDSMVSAFEDDCVVLCDVKDMRLEAEAVVNDVLFAVTQMQVSKNLSSTSEVAYINVETREGNRYCLELTEAGLRVVGYAFNQVDEDLNTQYHETVYSLLDTLSPGYREAFGNALLQRLESLKQNGQ, from the exons ATGGAAGTGGACTACCAGCCCGAGGACTCTATGGTGTCTGCATTCGAAGACGACTGCGTGGTGCTCTGCGACGTCAAGGACATGAGACTGGAGGCGGAGGCAGTGGTCAACGATGTCCTTTTCGCTGTGACCCAAATGCAGGTGTCTAAAAACCTCAGCAGTACATCAGAAGTGGCCTATATAAATGTGGAAACTAGAGAGGGGAACCGCTATTGTCTGGAGCTCACGGAAGCAGGACTGAGG GTGGTGGGCTATGCTTTTAACCAAGTGGACGAGGACCTGAACACTCAGTATCACGAGACAGTTTACTCACTACTGGACACGCTGAGTCCAGGATACAGGGAAGCCTTCGGGAATGCTTTGCTTCAGCGGCTAGAAAGCCTCAAGCAAAACGGACAGTGA